In Musa acuminata AAA Group cultivar baxijiao chromosome BXJ2-8, Cavendish_Baxijiao_AAA, whole genome shotgun sequence, one genomic interval encodes:
- the LOC103993663 gene encoding pentatricopeptide repeat-containing protein At5g56310-like has translation MRDSVEVLRCLGDMSLLPPLRPPSSSGWEELPPAARRILHSLSTCTSPSHLPRILAQILLHRLHPNTTIASAFVNACLALRRLSPALSLFSRLRRPHVFLCNTLLRTALLVPSSCAAPPPLLILSHMLRSSVAPNNYTLPLVLKSLPDLPGGRMIHAFALRSGLASDHYVRNSLLRLYGGRGDMPSCERLFDEMPAREVVAWTTLIACYTNCRRPGDALIAFERMQYAGVAPNRVTMVNALAACAAHGTLDMGVWIHDYVRSRGWELDVVLGTSLIDMYGKCGRIDAGIGVFSSMAERNVYTWNSLIMGLALAKSGEEALSWFSRMEGEGVDPDAITLLGVLCACSHAGLVEAGRRVFDSLLRGSYGFRPEIRHYGCMVDLLGRAGFLGAAVELIETMPFAPNAVIWGSLMHASRTRGELSFGELAARKLVELEPTNVAYHVVLANLYAEMGRWREAEEVRRLVKEGGLRKDAGWSFAERVG, from the coding sequence ATGCGGGATTCTGTTGAGGTGTTGCGTTGCCTCGGGGACATGTCCCTCCTCCCGCCCTTGAGGCCTCCGTCGTCGTCAGGGTGGGAGGAGCTACCCCCCGCCGCCCGCCGCATCCTGCACTCCCTTAGCACGTGCACCTCTCCCTCCCACCTCCCCCGCATCCTGGCCCAGatcctcctccaccgcctccaCCCCAACACCACCATCGCCTCCGCCTTCGTCAACGCCTGCCTCGCCCTCCGCCGCCTCTCCCCCgccctctccctcttctcccgCCTCCGCCGCCCCCACGTCTTCCTCTGCAACACCCTCCTCCGCACCGCCCTCCTGGTCCCCTCCTCTTGCGCCGCTCCGCCGCCCCTCCTCATCCTCTCCCACATGCTCCGCTCCTCCGTCGCCCCCAACAACTACACCCTCCCCCTCGTCCTCAAGTCCCTTCCCGACCTCCCCGGGGGCCGCATGATCCACGCCTTCGCCCTCAGGTCTGGCCTCGCCTCCGACCACTACGTCCGCAACTCCCTCCTCCGCCTCTACGGAGGCCGCGGCGACATGCCCTCCTGCGAGCGTCTGTTCGACGAAATGCCCGCCCGCGAGGTCGTCGCCTGGACCACCCTCATCGCCTGCTACACCAACTGCCGCAGACCCGGCGACGCCCTGATCGCCTTCGAGCGCATGCAGTACGCCGGTGTCGCGCCCAACCGCGTCACCATGGTCAACGCCCTGGCTGCGTGCGCCGCCCACGGGACGCTCGACATGGGCGTCTGGATCCACGACTACGTGAGGAGCCGCGGCTGGGAGCTGGACGTCGTCCTGGGCACCTCGCTAATCGACATGTACGGGAAGTGCGGGAGGATCGACGCCGGCATCGGCGTCTTCTCCAGCATGGCCGAGAGGAACGTGTACACCTGGAATTCCCTCATCATGGGGCTCGCGCTAGCCAAGAGCGGCGAGGAGGCCTTGTCGTGGTTCTCCAGGATGGAAGGCGAGGGCGTCGATCCCGACGCCATCACCCTGCTCGGCGTCCTGTGCGCCTGCAGCCACGCGGGCCTAGTGGAAGCGGGCCGGCGGGTATTTGATTCCCTGTTGCGGGGAAGCTACGGGTTCCGCCCGGAGATCAGGCATTACGGGTGCATGGTGGATCTCCTGGGACGCGCCGGCTTCCTCGGCGCAGCCGTCGAGCTCATAGAGACAATGCCGTTCGCGCCCAATGCGGTCATCTGGGGATCGCTCATGCACGCCTCTCGAACTCGCGGGGAGTTGAGCTTCGGCGAGCTGGCGGCGAGGAAGCTGGTGGAGTTGGAGCCGACGAACGTGGCTTACCACGTGGTCCTGGCGAATCTGTACGCGGAGATGGGGAGGTGGAGGGAAGCGGAGGAGGTGCGGAGGCTGGTGAAGGAGGGCGGACTGAGGAAGGACGCGGGTTGGAGCTTCGCGGAACGTGTGGGGTAG